The [Clostridium] celerecrescens 18A genomic sequence CATCAAATTCCGTTTCCTCAATCAGCCAGTTTTTCAAATCTCCCTGACCCTTCAAAAAATTCATAGTGTTAATCATTATGCTCTCCTATATTGTCAGCCTTTTACTCCTGATGCCGCAACGCTGGCCTGCACCTGCTCCTGGGCCAGCGCATATAAAATAATGCCCGGAAGCACGACAAGGGTCAAAGCAGCAAACAGCTTTGTGTAGTCATATGAAAATGATTCGGTAAAAAATTGCAGCGCCACCGGCAGTGTCCTGTTCTTATTGGAAGAGGTCAGCAGGGAAGCGTAAAAAAATTCATTCCAGTTATTCAAAAACATAAGGATCCCGGCCGTAGCAAGCCCTCCTTTTGCCAGAGGAAGATTGATCTGGAAAAATACCCGGAGAAATCCTGCCCCTTCCAGCCTGGCCGCCTCATCTAAGGATGATGGAATGGACATAAAGGTGGATTTTAAGATAAACACGGACATTGCAAGCCCCATGGATAAGTAAACCACCGCCAGACCCCAGATGTTGTCATACAGATTTATCTTCATGATCAGGGAGAAGATGGGCTGTGCCTTGGAATGGGAAGGGACCAGAAGGGTAATGGTAAACAAGGCAAAAATCAAGGATTTTCCCGGAAAACGGTACTTTCCGATCACATAAGCGCCCATGGCAAAGAACAGCAGAGACAGGAGCGTTGAGGTAATGCAGACCAGAAAGGAATTGACCGCGTACCGTAGAAAATCATATTTCTCAAATAAGTATATATATGGTTCAAAACTTATGGAAGTCGGCAATGTAAATGGATTTCCAAGAATCTGGGCATTTGTTTTAAAGGATGACATGATCACCCAGAGGATCGGAAAGACCGATATGATCACGGTAAATATCATAAGAAAATACATAAAAAACACAGTAATTTTTTTCTTCATTTTTCCCTCCTCCTAATAGATGCTGTCATTCATACGGAATGTAATATTGACGGCTGCCAGAATAATTAGGCCCAAAGCAAACATGACCATACCGTTGGCATTGGCGTATCCGTATTTCATATCAGATATGGAATTGACCAGAATTAACGGTATATTCATGGTATCGTCCCCAGGGCCGCCTGCGGTCGTCAGCCTGATCTGCTCATACATGGCGATCCTGGAAGTAATGGAACAGATCACTCCAGTTCCAATGGCATTTCTGCAAAGCGGAAGCATGATATGACGGGTCAGCTGCCACGGGGATGCCCCGTCGACCCTGGCGGCTTCCACCACTTCCTCCGGAACCGCCATCAAATCATTTAATACCACCAGGGTCACAATCACCGCATAAAAAATCCAGGTGCACGTAACTGCCCAGAATGCATATGGTGACTGAAAGAACCATTGGACATGAAAATCCGGAGAAAATCTTCGGATCAGGTTATTTAAAATACCCATATCGTCATTGAAGATAAATTTATATATCATGGCCCAGGCAGCCGCTGAGATCACGTTAGGCACCATAAAAATCACCCTGGTGAATTTCCAGCCTTTGGGCTTTGCATACAGAACAAATGCCATCAGCACGCCGAATCCCACATGAAGAGTGGCTGCAATCACGGACCAGGCAAGAAGGTTTTTCAAAGATATGAGGAAGGTTTTGGAATGAAAAAGATCGATGTAATTTTTGAGCCCAATGAATACCGGTTTGTTAAAGCCATCCCACTTGGTAAAGGATGTGGCGATTACTGTAAGAATTGGTGATAAGTAAAACAGTAAAAATATCAGGAGGGAGGGCAGCAAAAATAAGTAGCACCACTTATAATTCCTTCTCTCCAAAACAGTGGAATTTGATTTTCCTGCTTTCATTTTCTTCCCCTCTTTCTAAAAAACACTGCTGCAATACACCTGTTTTCACAGGCTTTTGCAACAGTATTTAATTCCCATGTACGATGTTTAGTTTTTCGCTTCTTCCGCCTTCTGAGTCAACTGGCTGCAAAATTCCTCCGGTGTAAGGGTTCCATCTGCCAGCTTAGGAAGCAGCTTTCCAAATTCCGTATCAGCAACAGAAGCTGGCATCACATCGAAAATAGATGCGGTATATCTGGTATTTTCATCCATGCTCCCGGCAAGCTGGGATAAGATGCGGTTTTCTGCCTGTTTCTTTAAAAATTCGTCGCTGTAATCAAGCTTCGGAGCCACTCCGCCTTCGGTCAGTACCAGCTGCTCGATTTCTTCCTTGGAATCACGGAAAGCAAAGAAAGCTTTTGCCAGTTCTTTTTCCTCATCAGAAGCGGTATTTGCGATCCAGAATTCACCGAATACTCTTGGATTTGCAATAGCAAAGTTTCCTGGATAAATATCTGAAGTTACTTCCTCACCCGTAAATCCATTTGACCACTTGTCTGCTGATTCTTCATCAAAATCAGAGGCCATCCAGGAACCGTTGCATATAAGGGCAGCACTCTTGCTCATAAATGCATTGGCTGCATCTGCGTAAGCTGCGCCAATAGTATTGGCTGATGCATTGCTCTGAAGGAGTTTCTGCAGAATGGATATAGCGGAAACGATCTTTGCATCGTTGTAATCATACAGTTTATCATCCACGTACTGAGCCAGATACGTCTCTCCCCCCTCCTGATTGGCAATAAGGGCCGTAAGGAGAAGTCCTGATGTCCAGGCGTTTTCCGCAGTCTGGAATGCAAACTTATTATCTCCGATGCTTTCCATGAACTCGTCAAGTTTCATATCCTTAACGGCTTTTTCCGGCTTATACATGGTATTGTTATAATACAGCCCTACAGGCTTTAACACGGAAAGAGGCTTGCAGATGAGTTTTCCGTCTGCGGTGCAGTAATCCATGGAGTCATCAATCCAGTTATTCTTTACCTCCGGGTTAGCATTTGCAAATTCGCTTAAGTCATATGCCATGCCATTGGCTAGAACAACGCTCTTAAACCACTGAAGATCGATACCACCTGAGCCAGGTGCGTGGACAATAGCTGGAAGCTTATTCTGCTGGGCCAATTGCTTAATCTTTTCCGCATACTGGGCCTGAGGAACCTCCTCGATCACAATCTTATACTTGCCTGCGTACTTCTGATTAAACCGCTCTATTTCAGGAAGGAAAAACACAGCACCTACATTTTCACCTGCCAGATAGGTTGGAAAAGTCATCTGTATTTCCTTACCCGATGCATTTTCAGAATTGCCTGCCCCTGGTGCCGTTGTCTTACTGTTCCCACCGGAACAGCCGCTGATCACCGTTGCTGCAGCCATAACAGCTGCCATAATCCCCGCCAATTTTCTTTTCATAAATTTCCTCCTTAATATTTTTTTACAATTGCTTCACACTCTTGCCTTCTTCAAGAAAATATTTCGTCATATGAACTCTGGAATACTTTTCGTCATTTACCATTTTCATGAGAAGCTTTGCCGCATCGTAGCCTTTTTGCCACATGTTCTGGTTGATGCGGGTGATAAAAGGATCAATGTATTTCATAAAGTAGTTGCCGTCATAACCGGTAATGGAAAAATCTTCTGGGCTCTGATATCCCAGCTCCTGAACTGCTCTTAAAACTCCTATGGCCGTTAAATCGCTCATGCAGACAAACGCAGTCCCAGCCTCCTCTTTATATTCCTTCAGCAGTTTCTTTGTTCCTTCATACGCTTTTTGTTCCATAAAGTCCGTATAGATCACTTTGCAGCTTTTGGGATCAATGCCGTTCTTTTCAAGGGCATCTAAGTAACCCTGTTGACGTCTGATGGAAACATCGGACTTTTTCCGCCCATAAACAAGAATCAGTTTCCGGTGTCCACGATCGATCACGTACTGGGTGACCTGCTCAAACGCCTTTCTGTCATCTGTCATAACTGCTGATGTGCATGCTCCGTCCAGCTGGATATCAATGGACACACAGGGCAGGGCAGAGTGAGGCAGGCTTTTTACCATAGGATCCGTTATCCTGAGTCCCATAATTACGGCTCCTGATAATGAATATTCTCTGCAAAATGTGTCAAAATCCTTTTTTTCCTGTTCTTCCTTTCCAATGGAATACATGGCCAGATTGATCTCATGCTTCATCATGTAGGTATAAGCTCCCTGGATAACATTCATCATGAACTCGTTAGACTGGGCCTCTTCCAAAAGTCCGCAGATAAGTAAAGCCACATTCTTTTTGTTCTTTGAAGACAGATTTTTGGCACTGGTATTGGGGACATATCCAAGTCTTTCCGCTGCCTCCACCACGCGCGCCCTGGTTTTGGCCGATACATCACTGTATCCGTTTAATGCTCTTGATACAGTACTTACTGATAATCCCGTTTCCTGTGCCACGTCATAAATTGATTTTGCCATTCTACACCTCGTTTTTTCCAAAAACGTTTTTGGTCTTTGGTTTTTTTTAACACTTCATTTTAGAAGTGTTGCATGAAATACCTATCTACGAAAACGTTTTTGATGATTACAAAATAACATTTTCTTAGGCCTGTGTCAATATATTTTATTTTGTTTGTTATAAATGTCTAATAATTATCGCTAATTTTATGCACATTGTCCTCCAGGTTTTATTTGAGAAGGATGTTCTCATTTCTTCCACATGAATGGGATCTATTCTTTTCTGTTACGAGAGATATAAAAGAAAAGTACTATGAGAAATGATAGGGTTTGTGCAATGGTAATGCGGACAGTCAGTAGTTCATCCACGCCGGAAGTTGTGACTACGTGCAGCAGATTGGACGTGGTGTTATTCACAAAATGAGCTGCCATTCCTGCCCACAGGGAACCTGTAAGCTTATAAAGCATACAGTACTGAATTCCAAGCAAAGTACTGGTGACGACCAGAATCAGGCCGGCTATAAATGCACCTGCCACGGACTGGTTGCCGTCTATTACATTTCTTAAGGGCTGCTTGATATGCCAGACTCCAAAGAGAACGGAAGACAGAATACATGCGGCAGGAAAGGAATGCTTTTCTTCTGCCAGCCGGACAAACAGTCCCCGGAAAACTCCCTCTTCCATTATCACATTGATCATATTTCCTGCGATACAGATCATGATAAACAGAATGCTGCTTTGCATCCCCCGGTTTCCTAAAACGGAATAGCTGGTTACGTAAAACTTAAGTCCCGAAAAATTGTCTGTTGATGATTGAATCAGTATTTCAATTCCATAGCCTAAAGTAAAAACAACGGCGCCAAGCAATGCTCCTAATAAAATATTTCGCAGCGCCTTTACAGGAGAAAAACCTACTTCTGTCCATGAATACCGGAATAGTGGAATGGATACCCCCAGCAGTAGAATGCCGGCCAGTTTATGTATAAATGCTTCGCCGATCATTGTCTGGTCGGTACGGAGTATGAAATATTCTATTGTCCGGAATGCAAAGCAAATGGCATAGAGCATAAGAATGATTGGAATAGGGTTTCGTTTATAATCCAGCATAGGGTTACCTCTCTGACTGTTGTTTATGAAGTTGAAAATTTCCGCTGCCGCTGATTCATTGGATCATCTTCTGATGAATTCCATGGAAGACACAATTATCTGCTATACAGGCAATTTTATCATAGTATATGAATATTTTCCAGCATCTTTCGATGGCTTCCATAATTTTAGACGGGGCCGGATTGCCTGGCTCCCGTCTTCTTTTCAGACAATATGCAGGGCACCTTTTTCATCAGTGCTCAGATTCATTTCTCCTTCAAACATGCTTCCGTCTTCCGTAACCCGGTATAGCTCTTCTTTCCAAATGATCCACTGGTTTTCTGCCATAGAACCGTTGTTATTTAGATAATACCATTTGCCATCTGACCCGGTTTTCCATGTATCTTTTACCATAAATCCGGCACCATCGAACCAGTACCAGTTTTCTCCGTCCTTATACCAATCGTTTGTAACATAATTTCCGGTATTCCCTAAGTAGAATCTCCAGCCATCCTCTTCTTCAATCCATCCGGATTTATGCTGCTCTTCTGCCAGTGCTTCTTTAAAACTATCCCAGGTATGTTTGGTATGATTGTATACATAAGGATTGGGACAGATTTTTCCCGTTACATCATAATGGCGGATAACATGATCCGCCGGAACGTTGTACTGTTTCATCAGTTCTTTTGTCAGCTGAGCAGCGGCTTCTACTGTTGCATCTTCAAAATACCAGTCTCTGCTTGTATCTGACTGACTTCCATTGTTCCTGACACAGAGCTCTATTCCCAGGCTGTTGCTGTTGCGGCATTCCGGATGGGTATATGTTTTTGCTCCGCAATGCCATGCAATATCTATGTCTTCAACGGATTGCCATATTTCTCCGCTGAATCCGACAAAATAATGGGCGCTGGCTCCAATGTATTGGGAGGCGTAATATTTACAGTTTGCTTCTGCTCCTCCGAGAGCTCCTACATAGTGAATTACAATATATTTTATCCGGTCAATCTGACCGTTGCTATAATTGTATGGTGTCAATAGTTTTTGAACTTCCATATTAAATTCCTTCCCTTAGGCCTACAAATCCCATCTTATCTGCATCAAAGGATTCCCGGAAACGTTCAATCTCCGTGTAATCGGAATTCTTTAGATTTTCCTGTATTCCCAAAAGCTCTATGTTTGGCATAGTTTCTGTTGCTTCGCTTTTAACCATTAAATCACCTTGTCCTTTTTGTATTATTATATGATGGTTGGGGTGGGAATGTACCAGGGGGGATAGGCTATTAAATGTTGGAGCCGGTAGCAGCCCTTGAACGGACTGGCATCCAGGTGACAGAAGAAATGAAATAGCTCGATGATGCCATTTTTGATGAATAAGAGATAACTCATTGAGGTGATTTATTTGAACTATGAATTTTTATTAGAAGAAGAGGATTCCCATGGAATCATTATATAGGAACGATCACTGATAGATATTTTAGAACCTTTTAACATCTATAAGATAGTGTAAGATATTTTCTGTCTTGCCGCCGCCCCTCTGCCACATATACTATCCAGAGGTGATATCTTTATGCAACCCTGCGAACTTGTAATTCTTATATCTACCATGGCCTGCCGTATCGCCGAGGGCCGGTCTGCTGATGAAATCGCTTTGATAAGTTCCATATTTTCACAGCTTGGTGACACACTGAGTACCATTTCTGCCTATCAGGATCTCTGTTGTGAAAACGATGAAGAAGAGGACACCAACTGATGAAAGTGGCTGCGATAAAAATGGGATTCCGTAATTCCCGGTCCATAAAGAAAGGAGTGCTGCTTCCATAGACTACAATACCTATGGAAGGGGCACTCCTTTCTTATGCCTCAAACAGAAAAGCAGGTTCCTAAGAACCTGCCCTCTCAGGCAAATCTATTTCTTATGACCGGAAGAGACATCATCAGGGGAAAGGGGTGTATTGACTGTGACCGGGTCTGTATGAGCTTCCCGGACCTTTCTCTCCCTGGCTGCAATGATATCCCCGGCAATAATCTTTAATATATGAACCACGGGTACTGCCAAAACCATTCCCCATATCCCGGCAATTGCACCACCCACAGTGATCCCTATAACAATCAAAGCCGGGCTTAAGGAAAACGAGGTTCCCATAAGCTTTGGCTGTATCACATTTCCATCAATCTGCTGAGTAATAAGCAAAACCAGGCCGGCAATCGCACCTGTATTGATTCCGCTTGTACACGCAATGATAATCACAACACCAATGGAGCCAAAAATTGAGCCGAAGTATGGGATAATATTACAGATCCCCAGCATAACCCCAAGCGCCAACGCATACCTGGAACCAAGTATGGTAAATTCAATGGTGGTAATCGTACATAAAATCAGGGAATCTAAAAGCTGGCATACAATAAACTTTTTAAAACTGTCATTGATAATAGTTCCGTACCTTAAAGCTCCATTTCTGACATTTTCGCGAAGAAACAAATCCATGAGCCGCTTCATCTGAAATTTGACATTATGAGTTTCCAGAAGGAAATATACGGAAGATACAATTGTAATAAACCCGCTAAAAATATGGGAGGTAACTCCCAGGACAGCATTTAGCGAGCCCATTATTTCCTTCAGGCCAATTCTCTCCAACACATTTTTCCAGGCAGTCTGGGGCGGCAAAATCTCTCCCAGCTTATCGGATAAGCCAAATTTTTCCAACGGCAGTTGTTCAACAGCCATTATAGCGTTATTATAATAAGTATTGAAATTTGTTATAAAATCCAATATGCTTCTCTGAAGCAGGGGAATTCCCTTGTTTATAACCAGAACTACAACAGAGATAAATAAAGCATAAATGATAAAAACACTGATCCCTCTGGACCTCTTTTGAAATGGACTGGATTTAAGCCTGTTTAAGCGTCGTTCTAGTGCAGAACATGGGATATTCAGCAGATATGCTATGACAAATCCATAAAAGAAGGGAATAAGTACCTTTGTAGATGATTTAAGCCAAATCATCACATCTGAAACATTCATAACAATTTTATAAAATATTATAACCAGCATAGCAAGCAGCAGACTTGATAAAAATACCCTTATCTGCTTCCTCTTCAACAATTCTTCCATCCCGACCTCCTTTCCAAATAAACTAACCAAGTTTTACCGGTTTAATCGTTAACCCCTAATATTTTTGCGTCAGCAGCAATTCCACCGCCATTCGGTCATTTAACCTCCCGGTCTTAACTGCTTCTTCCGTTTCTACGCATAAGTTTACATAAGACAAAATCTGATCTTTGGAAAAAGTCCTTGCCTGTGGCATGATCTTTCCTGCTGCAAAAGGAGGTATCTTAAGCTTTGAAGCAATTCCGCCCTTATCCATTCCTTTTCCCATCAGCTCCTTTGCCTGCAAAATCTGGTTAAACTGTCTGGCAATCAGAAACAGGATCCTCATGGGAGGTTCCTTTAAGGTGAGTAAGTCCTCATAAAGATCCATTGCCTTTTTTGTTTCCCTGTTCACGATCGCCGCAACCATTTCAAAAATTTTATTGGTTGTCCGTACTGTACAGATGATTTCCACATCCTCATCCGTAATAACCTCTTTTCCCAGAGTATAGCTTATGAGCTTCTCCAGCTCCATGCGGATATTTTCCATATCATCTCCGGCCATGTGAAGAAACAGTTCCATGGTACGTCCCGTGATCTTCTTTCCTTCCCTGGAAAGCAGAGTCCCCGCCCATCTGGCAAGCTGGGCCGTATCCTGACGTTCCATTTCTGCCCCATACCCCAGTTCCTTCACCTTTTTAAACAGCTTGCTCCGCTTATCTACCTCTGATTCCACAAAGATCAGGCAGGTGGTATCCGGCATATGGGAAAGATAAGATACTATTTCATCGGAAGCCGATTTAAAAAAGCCACTGTTCTCCACCAGGATCAGACGTTTTTCTGCGAAAAAAGGCATGGTATCTGCTAGGCTGATGACTTCCCTCACATCGATCCCTTTTCCCTCAAACTGATTAAAGTTCATGGTATCGCCTGCCGTAATGGCTGCCTTCATTTGATTTTTATAGCTGTTCCTCAAAAAGGCTTCTTCTCCATATAGAAGATAGACCGGCTTGAAGCTGTGGTTTTTTATATCCTGAGTCAGCGTCTGCATGGTTTCCTCCCTCTTTGGCATGACTTTTTTATCCTCTCTAATTATAACGGGAGAACTTCTCTCCGTCAACGAAACTTTCAAACCGGATCTTCTCCCCATCGGTCCACATCATTATGGCCCCTCCTTCTCCTGTTTTAAAAACCTCAGTTCCTCTCTCTTTTAAGCGGTCCAAAACCTCTTTATGAGGGTGTCCATAAGAATTGCCCGCCCCATAAGACACCACAGCCCACCGGGGCTTTATGGCGTCGAGGAACGCCTCCCCGGAAGAATATTTCGAACCATGATGAGCCACCTTCAGCACATTCACATCTGCCAGCATCTGCTTTTCCCCAGGCCTTTTAAGAAGTTCTTCTTCTCCTCTTTCTTCCATATCTCCTGTAAACAGCATACGGCAGTTTCCGTAGTCCATTATTAATACTTCTGACTCCTCATTGGTGGTTTCCGGCCGGTCTTCTTTTCCTGGATACAGACAGGTAATGCGAAGATCCTCTACCTGAACCCCACCCCCTCCTGCCACGTACAACACTTTCGTCCCCCGCTGCTTTGCAAGTTCTTCCAGCTTCTTTATTGCCTCACCCTCTCTACCATGATAGGGAAGCATGAGATTTTCAATTCTTATATCTTCACTGTTTTCCAAAAGATAGGCGACACCGCTTAAATGATCCTGATCCCCATGACTGATAAATGCATATTGGATCACAGGTACTCCCATACTTTTTAAACAAGGCTCCAGAGAATATTTGCCCAGAGACTTTTTAGAAGAGCTTCCACCATCCACTAAAACTGTAGACCTTCCTGCCCGCAGCAGGATGCCATCCCCTTGTCCCACATCAAGAAACACTGCTTCCAGACCTCTCACAGGACCAGGCTTAAAAAACAGAATGCAAAAGCAATACATCCCTGCCAGTATAAGAACTTTTAATCCAAAGCACCCTTTCTTTTTCTCTTCCTTATTCTCACCGGTTCTTTTAGCCTCATACTCCCCCCAGACTTTCAAACAGTAAAGCCCTGCGAACAGAATAAGTCCGTATGCCGCCAGCCGTCCAGCTTCCGGTCTGCCAAAGGTCAGGCTGTACCCTGGAAGTCCCCCCATGATCTTGCAGATCCATTCATAAAAGGTAAGAATGTAATGTCCTGTTCCCGCCGCTCCGATCCCAAGAAGGGGACTGAAGCTTCCAAGTAAAATAATTCCGATTCCGGAACAAACCACCCAATCCATTAATGGAATAAGCAAAAGATTTAAAAATAGTCCATAGAAAGGAATCTGATAAAAATGATATAGGGTAATTGGCATGGTGACTATTTGTACCGCCACTCCTGTGGAAACAGCACTTGACAGGAACCTCTTCCTTCCAAGCCATTTTTCAAGGATGGGGCCTGCCCCACCGATGGCATAAACAGCACCAAAGGACAGCTGAACACCTCCATTCGTAAGGAGGAGAGGTGACTTTAGTCCCAGAAGCAGCAGCGCCAGGGAAGCGGAGGATAAAAGGTCATAGGTCCTTCCAAGATAGGAGGCCATAAATGCGACAGACATCATAATCACTGCCCTCACCACCGAAGGACCGCTGCCTGTTAAAATCCCGTATAATACAACCAGGACAGCTCCTGCCAAACCTGCGCTTCCAAGACCCAGTCCTGTTTTCCTTAAAATCCGGTAAAAAGAAAGACCAAGGAAGGACATATGCATACCGCTGATTGCAAGAAGATGGGAGATTCCGTTCTTCTGATATAAAGATTTAATATCTTCCGGAAGCCCGCCCGTATCCCCCAATACAGCAGCTGTTAATACACCGGCATCTTCTTTGGAGGTATACTTATAAAGGAGGGAACGACCCCATTCCCTGACCTGGCGTATCCCATCTAAGAGAGGATCTACTCTTGGATCCAGAATCTCCAGCTCCTTCCCAAGAAACCTTCCGTCAATCCCCAGCCCCTCATAATATCCCTTGCTGTCAAATTCCCCCGGATTCCTGGCTGATTGAAAAGGCTGTATCTCTCCCTTTACTTTGATAAGCTGTCCCAGGCGCAGACCTATATCTTTATTATCACCAGTTCTTTGAGGATATAACGGCATGTCTGTACCCGGCTCTCCTAAAAGCTTCACAGACACCATCAGACCTGGAACTAAATAGCAGCTCTCCTGCTTCCATACCTTGATTTTCTTTAAAACAATCTGAAGCGATCCATTCTTTTCTTCAAAGGAAGAAACCCTTCCCTCTGCTTCCGCATAACCACCGGAAAGCTCCTCAATGGTTCTTACTCTCTCCTCCCACCTTTTGCAATCGTATCCGGCCCATGCCGCACCCAGGTATAAAAAAAGAAGAGGCAAAAGAACCCAAAGCCGGTTTCTGCCTCTCCAATAACCATAAAGAACAATTCCGGCAGCTAAAAAAGCCGGAATAAAAAGCCAGGATGTCAAAACCAGCAAAGCGGCAGTCTCTCCAAGTACAAATCCCCCTGCAATCAGACATAATGGGCGTTTTATTGTTCTGTTCCTCCTATATCACTAGATACTTCTTCATTTTCCGCATTGTAATCCAGATTGCGTTCAAAAAGCTGGTTTAAGGAGATGGAATCCCGAAACATGACTTCCTGAGAACCGTTTACCGTAATCTGCACCTTATTGATGGAAGAGGCAGCAGCCAGAGAATTCACGATAGAATAAATCGGGATATATTCCTTTACCTCCAGGTTGTTATTCAGAAATGCGGAATCAAAATTAATATAACAGATGTTTTCATTGACCGACACATTAAGAAGCTTTGTATCCTTCGGCAGAGTCGGATTCATCCCCGGCCTTCCCGGACCGGCGATCAGCTGTTCAATGACCAGCTTTTCTAAGGAAGTGTTTACGTTATGCACCACTTCTCTTGTCTCTTTCACCAGTTTTTCACCGGTATCATCAGAGAAATACAAGGGCAGTTCTGTCTTCTCATAGGAGTTGACGTTGCTGATGTTATCAATAAAATCAGAATTAGCCATAGGCCCTACCGGACTTCCGGAACTGTCCATTAAGGGCTGTTCCGCAGTATACACGGCAACATAATCCACTCCTTTTACCTGAGTCAGTGTTCTTACCAGGGAAGCCCTGCATAGAATCTCCCTGGTTCCATTCATCATGGCATAATTGTTATCAAAATACAGATATAAGACCGTGTCCTCCAGCTTGTAACGCTCAAAGCCCACCTTATCCGGAACTGCTGCCTGCCGGTCTAAGTCCTTAGGTACCGTCCGAAGCTGTTCCATCAGATTCCTGATCCTCCAGTCTGTCACATCTTCCAAGTCACCTTCCGGTTTCTGTGTCATGTGATAATCCTGAGGCTCCAACTTTGTCATGGCTGAGTTTAAATAATAAATTTTATACACATCTCCAATGGTTTCCGCTCCCTTTCCTTCTCTTTTTCCACAGCCGGTCAGACATAGAAAGCACACCAGGAAAAGGAGCCCCCCCCTTAGCAGTTTCAATTTCATCTAATAGCCTCCTGTTTCTAAGAAATATACGTGAGTGGAATCCGTACGGTAAATGTGGCTCCCTCGCCCTCTTTGCTCTGAAGCTTCAATGCCCCCTGATGCATCAGCACAATCTTTTTTGTAATGGAAAGGCCAAGGCCTGTGCCTCCTGTTTCTCTGGATCTTGCCTTATCCACCCGGTAGAACCGTTCAAACACATGCTCCTGGAACTCTTCCGAGATCCCGATTCCGGAATCGGCCACCTTTACGTAAAAAAACTTATGGTCCGCGTCAAGGGTCACCCGTACCCAGCCGCCTTCCACATTGTATTTGATGGCATTCTCCACCAGATTGCTTAAAGCCAGGGACAGCTTCATCTCATCCACATCGGCAGTGACCTCCCGGATGCTTTCAAAAGTAAGTTCCACATTGCGTTTCCCGGCAATGGGACGCAGCCTTTTTAAGATCAGCTCCATCAGTCCGTTGATATTCACCTGGGCAATGTTTAAATTTCCCCCGGCAGTCTTGTCCATGCGGACCAAAGAAAGCAGGTCATCAATGATCTTGTTCTCCCGTTCGATTTCATCGGATATATCACTCAAAAATTCCCGGTATAGATCTGCCGGAACATCTTCCATTCCTATCAGGGAATCGGCCAGCACCCGGATGGACGTGATCGGGGTCTTCAGCTCATGGGAAACATTCGACACGAATTCTTCCCTGGACTGGTCCACTGCCTTTAGCTTCTTTAACGTCAGATTAATGGTTTCCGTAATCAGTATGGTTTCCTTATAAGCATAGGGGCTGATGTTCTCGTCCATATCCCCTTCTGCAGCTCTGTTTAACGTCCGCTGCAGCTCCCGGAAGGGCTTCATCAAAAGCTTTGCAAGAAAAACCACAACAATGGCCAGAACGGAAAAGATCATAAGC encodes the following:
- a CDS encoding peptidoglycan recognition protein family protein; translation: MEVQKLLTPYNYSNGQIDRIKYIVIHYVGALGGAEANCKYYASQYIGASAHYFVGFSGEIWQSVEDIDIAWHCGAKTYTHPECRNSNSLGIELCVRNNGSQSDTSRDWYFEDATVEAAAQLTKELMKQYNVPADHVIRHYDVTGKICPNPYVYNHTKHTWDSFKEALAEEQHKSGWIEEEDGWRFYLGNTGNYVTNDWYKDGENWYWFDGAGFMVKDTWKTGSDGKWYYLNNNGSMAENQWIIWKEELYRVTEDGSMFEGEMNLSTDEKGALHIV
- a CDS encoding DUF6774 domain-containing protein; its protein translation is MQPCELVILISTMACRIAEGRSADEIALISSIFSQLGDTLSTISAYQDLCCENDEEEDTN
- a CDS encoding ComEC/Rec2 family competence protein — protein: MLVLTSWLFIPAFLAAGIVLYGYWRGRNRLWVLLPLLFLYLGAAWAGYDCKRWEERVRTIEELSGGYAEAEGRVSSFEEKNGSLQIVLKKIKVWKQESCYLVPGLMVSVKLLGEPGTDMPLYPQRTGDNKDIGLRLGQLIKVKGEIQPFQSARNPGEFDSKGYYEGLGIDGRFLGKELEILDPRVDPLLDGIRQVREWGRSLLYKYTSKEDAGVLTAAVLGDTGGLPEDIKSLYQKNGISHLLAISGMHMSFLGLSFYRILRKTGLGLGSAGLAGAVLVVLYGILTGSGPSVVRAVIMMSVAFMASYLGRTYDLLSSASLALLLLGLKSPLLLTNGGVQLSFGAVYAIGGAGPILEKWLGRKRFLSSAVSTGVAVQIVTMPITLYHFYQIPFYGLFLNLLLIPLMDWVVCSGIGIILLGSFSPLLGIGAAGTGHYILTFYEWICKIMGGLPGYSLTFGRPEAGRLAAYGLILFAGLYCLKVWGEYEAKRTGENKEEKKKGCFGLKVLILAGMYCFCILFFKPGPVRGLEAVFLDVGQGDGILLRAGRSTVLVDGGSSSKKSLGKYSLEPCLKSMGVPVIQYAFISHGDQDHLSGVAYLLENSEDIRIENLMLPYHGREGEAIKKLEELAKQRGTKVLYVAGGGGVQVEDLRITCLYPGKEDRPETTNEESEVLIMDYGNCRMLFTGDMEERGEEELLKRPGEKQMLADVNVLKVAHHGSKYSSGEAFLDAIKPRWAVVSYGAGNSYGHPHKEVLDRLKERGTEVFKTGEGGAIMMWTDGEKIRFESFVDGEKFSRYN
- a CDS encoding AI-2E family transporter; the protein is MEELLKRKQIRVFLSSLLLAMLVIIFYKIVMNVSDVMIWLKSSTKVLIPFFYGFVIAYLLNIPCSALERRLNRLKSSPFQKRSRGISVFIIYALFISVVVLVINKGIPLLQRSILDFITNFNTYYNNAIMAVEQLPLEKFGLSDKLGEILPPQTAWKNVLERIGLKEIMGSLNAVLGVTSHIFSGFITIVSSVYFLLETHNVKFQMKRLMDLFLRENVRNGALRYGTIINDSFKKFIVCQLLDSLILCTITTIEFTILGSRYALALGVMLGICNIIPYFGSIFGSIGVVIIIACTSGINTGAIAGLVLLITQQIDGNVIQPKLMGTSFSLSPALIVIGITVGGAIAGIWGMVLAVPVVHILKIIAGDIIAARERKVREAHTDPVTVNTPLSPDDVSSGHKK
- the holA gene encoding DNA polymerase III subunit delta, with product MQTLTQDIKNHSFKPVYLLYGEEAFLRNSYKNQMKAAITAGDTMNFNQFEGKGIDVREVISLADTMPFFAEKRLILVENSGFFKSASDEIVSYLSHMPDTTCLIFVESEVDKRSKLFKKVKELGYGAEMERQDTAQLARWAGTLLSREGKKITGRTMELFLHMAGDDMENIRMELEKLISYTLGKEVITDEDVEIICTVRTTNKIFEMVAAIVNRETKKAMDLYEDLLTLKEPPMRILFLIARQFNQILQAKELMGKGMDKGGIASKLKIPPFAAGKIMPQARTFSKDQILSYVNLCVETEEAVKTGRLNDRMAVELLLTQKY